A region of the Arachis hypogaea cultivar Tifrunner chromosome 15, arahy.Tifrunner.gnm2.J5K5, whole genome shotgun sequence genome:
CTGTAGCCTTCTTTGCCTATAACAAATAGTTATATAGCCACATCAGCACCcatcataaaataaataaataaaaaatgaaaggatgaAAAACTACTTAACCTCTTGGTCCCAATCAGTTCTTATAGTAATGGTCAGTAGAGAAAGTACTTGAACAATTAGTGCACATATGATCCCTAGCCATAACCCCTACACAGTATAATAAAAATCAGGTGATTAACTGATTATACATATGTGTGACAAAGGAATGAaacttgggtttttttttttttaatttttttttcaccttGCCGCCAATATGAAACGTAAAAGCCAAGAGAATAGCTGATGGAATCCCAACTAAGTAGTATGATCCCAGATTCACATATGCGCCAATTTTCTGCCAACCACATCCTCTAGCAGTGCCTGCAATTATACAAGTTGGCACAATGAATCATTCTCCTAACTCAGGCAGTTATCATAGACTCTGTCGATTCTCTTCTAGGTAAAGACTCACGTGCAGTtgtttttatgtgaagttgatagttgaaaactgttagatgataatttagtcaaatttgtcaaatcatctaaagttctcaaatatcaacttcataTAAAAACATTTGAGTTTTCACCTCTCTTTATGATTTTATCTATCATTATCATTTTTTGGTATATCATTGGATCATTTATCTTGATATCTTCTATTTAGATGCATTCATCTAAGGATGTACAAAAAAAAGGGAATGCTGATAGAGCACAGTCTCACTAAAGTTGCATTCTTAATTAACATTTCACTgtaagtttcttttcaagacttcctttttagaaaaaattagatccattaatttccattttcttttttcataGGGAATAGAATGTGATGCCATTCATATATTTTATGCAAAATTGATTACAGAATCAAAAGAAGATCAAGTCCTAGGATTGTAGTTGGTGTTATCATCTTGTGTATTACAAAAATGATTTCGTATACCAAAATCAGCCATTAAAAttagccaccaatgtatttgtgtataaatacatgtgtgatataatttattttcaatgtgtattcatattccaacatgtattttatactggtggctgattttggtgtacacgtagcatagtcatgtttattaaaatacaaaatcactGTAGTTTACATCTTCCTTTCTAGAATTGGTTGTTTCAAATCAAAACTTCCTTGTCCTGTTTCATTACTGAAATATGCCTcggattaaaaagaaaaaaataaaaaaatcctaagtGAAAATGTAAACTAGCACATGGTGCAGAATATTACTTCTTTCTTGCAATTTTCTCTTAAAAAATGTTGGGAGTCATTGACTTGTATCAACAAGATTTGGCcaaaagaatgagaaaaaaacCTGAAAGAACACATTGGAGCCCATCAAGAAAGTTGGATGTTGCAAGAATTGGCAGCATAACTGCAACATAATCGACCACTTCGCCTTCGTTACTATACGCATAGCCCCAAACGTGGCGAATTAATATTAGTACTAATCCAACTATGAGTCCCTCAATGATGGCCATTACTAACACAACACACACTGCTAAGCGTGCAGTCCTGGGATTACCAGCTCCAAGTTCATTCGAGACGCGAGTGCTGAAACAATCACACAACCATTACCAGGAATACATAATATGTCACGAAACTAAAAAGCTTAAGCTGATAGGAAGAGGCAAACGAAGAGTTATATCTGTAACAGTATATTAGTAAGTTGAAAGATGAGTATTTGAATATTAGTAAGTTGCAATTATCATGTGACTGTGAGATTTCATAAGAAATACTAACCTTACAGCTCCACTGAGTCCAAAGGGTATCATCCAAACTGCTGCTGCTGTATTCAAGCTAAGAAAACAAACAATGGGGTGGTCAAAACAATAATTGTTACAATAGTTAATGCAAGTTATGTGTAGTACTGTAGTATGATTGAGAAAAGTATCTGAAATGAGAAACCAACCAAATAGAAAGAACTGATGTCTCCAATTGTGGATTTGGAAGAAGACCGGAAAGGAGAACCATCATTTCAAATGACCACATTTCCAAGCTGTTCACCATAACAATGGTAACAAAAAATTGGAGTCAATAAGATCTCATCAAGAGTCAAAactttaatgttttgaaaaggtaACAAAAAATGCATTTGGTTTTGATTTAAAAGTGTATTGTTAGAAAACTAACTTTTTCCGGTCTATCTCagtcaattattttaaaattattatatctatcttaaattctaaatcataaatcATAAATACTTAATcataattctaaattataaacctAAATACTAAAGTCGACTAATGTTTGCTAACTAGAAGTTAGTTCTTgtattttttccttaaaaaaattataaggaatCAACTTTTAAATAGTCAACATTAgtcaactttttttctttttattgtaaattattttttttaatctttgtgTTTAGAGAATTTAAGATTTAGAGTTAGAAtttaagatataaaatttaaaatttaaattttatgattaaaaaatgtTGACTGATGTTAACCTAAAAAAGTTGGTTCCTTAATTGAACTACATTGAGTTATGAATGTACACAAATTCTAAAGAGTTGGATATTTTACCAAACCATAACAGCTGAAGGAATTGCAAGCCTAAGAAATGAGGGAATATTTTGAAATGCCTCTTTAGAAAACCCTGACCAAGTCCTTGCACAAGAAGGAGAAAGCTTGACATAAAGTGAGAGCAATAAAACATTGATCCAATAAGATATAGAATTTGCTATGGCAGCTCCTCTACTCCCCAATCCAGATTTGAACACCATAATCCAACAAATAAGGACATGTAGCAAAGTAGTGATTCCAGAGCAGAACACCATTGGAAACACTATGTTCTGTGTTTGCAAGAATCTGTTTAGGCACTGAAGAAGGCCATAAGCAAACAGGCTTGGAACCATTAACTGAGCATAGCTTCCTGCTTCTGTAGAAATCTCAGGATCTTGGCCAAGAAACATCAGAATTGATCTTGTGTTGATCCAAATAACCGCGAGCGGAACGCTGACAATCATGAGAATCAGCATTGCTCTCTGCATGTGTATGCCTAACATTCTGTGCTGTTTTGCTCCATATGATTGCCCACATAAGGTGTCCAAGGCACTAGCCATTCCCACCTGTTTAAAACACAAAACCAACTATGATCCATTCTCTATCTTCATTACCATCCGCAAATTTCATCCGTTTACATATAACTATCAATTTAGATAAAATATTACCTTAAATTCCTCTATCAGTCTATATAGTTTTAATAGATTTGTAATTACAAATAAGTcctttagtttaaaaattaatccTTAGCCTTATGCTATTTAAATTTTGTAGTTAGGTCTTTGCCGTGCTAAAAATATTAAGAGTTATCAGAAAGGAAAGGGCGTTCAACTTAGCCCGGGACAAAACGGCATAGAAACTCGATTGAAAGCTTTTAAATTAAAGGAATGCTAGGAGacagtaacttttgtgatttgtagccatccatcaatgatggttttaatggtgtgaaattagtatgagatttcatccaatgactcacttttctttgctggttgcACGCTGGCCAGattttaacaaagttgctggcccaTAAACTTTTCCTTTAAATTACAGAGACTTATTACAAATTTGGTGAAATTACAGGAAAGGACAGAGTAATTTAACCTTAATTTGCTAATGTACCATTTTGTAACAGTACTTGATAGACTAAGTTTGTAACACTTGACAATGTTTCTGCTTCATATTGAATCAATTTATGATCAACCAATAAAAACATAGGATCCAATTGAATATATCATGATATCAAAGATGAAAGGGAAAGAAGACTAACCAATAAGCTAAAACCTGTGACAGAGGCAAAAGAAGTGGCCATTGAAGCGCCGGAAAGCGGCAACTCGCCGAGATGACCAACAAACATGACAGATATGACTTGCAGGCAATAATTGAGCAAGCTCACAGATACCAAAGGCCCTGATAGCCATAGCtgcttcttcacttcttcaagtaCCTCACtcttttctattgattttgttTTGTCCTGCTCTCCCCAATCTTGAACCAAAGGAGAATGGAGAGACGCCTTTTGGTGTTCTTCTCTCTCCATTTCCCTTTCTTGTGTCTGATGACTTGGTTACTCACTTACTTGTGAACTCAATTATATTTTCATAGAAAATCTTTgatttttagagacatttaatttATAGTTGGAAACATCATGGGTCCAAATGTCACATGTGGCAGAGAATAACTTTGCAGAAGATCATCATACACATGCACAAGTTTCGGTAATAGTTTACTACTAGTacataaaaatacaaaagtgattatatgctttattgaaaattaaaattcatataaAGGACCTTACACTTTTTTTCTATGTACTTAGAAAATCTGCTCAGGTCATTAATAAAAAGTTATTTCTCAACGATTCAGAATAAAATCAATAAATGAGTCGTCATAATTTAAATTTGGGTTGTCTATTTTATATGTTAAAGATACATGTTAATATTATAAATtgagaatatttttattaaaaatataaaaatataaatttttaatgtatttattaaataaaaaattttaaaatattttattaataatatatttatcatGTATTTTTAAGACATATTagctaaatattttaatttaaatttaaatttggaatttaatttgtttaatcttagtttattataatcattttaatttttaagtgagttagctaaattctaattattattataagtTAGGAAAAGTTGACTTGACTGTACGTGATTTTGAAACATTTAACTAGGAATTTGTATCCACGGAAAAAATTCTCAATGCATCCATATATACTTCATAAATATTCTTTCAGCCTTTGATATTTGTTTGTCATGTTTCCTTGATGTAACCTACGCAGTAGTCAACAAAAGAGAAATGTCTATGGTATCTTGTAGAAAGAAAGATCGTTAATAGTATAAATAAATAGTATAAATGTGTAATGTTGTATGGCTGGCGTGGATTTGTGTTACATGGATGTGCCTAATACGACAAATGTGGATTAGGAAAGCCAAGTCATAGACGTATCTGTGTCGAAATGAAAAGGGAGATAATCATAAAACAAGGCATGCTTTTATTGATTAAAAAGAACCATACAAAAAAGTCCAGCACTTGGAGTAAACAAACTTGGATTTGGGTATTCGTCATTTTATTGAGAATCAGAGTGCTGACCAGATACCCTTTGTAATACGACATCTTTTGTTACTCTAAATTCAACCAAATTCAATATAATACGTTAATTCTTGGGTAAGCTATGTTAATAAACTAAATGACTCCCAAAATTAAAGATGTAGTTTGAGATTACGAGTCAACTAAGACATTATGTAGTGATAGGTATaatatgaattttattaaaaagtgtcGGGAGAATGTTGGTGAGGAGTTCAATGCAGTTGTGATGGAATTTTTTCAGTCAGATATTTTACCTAGGAATGTAAATGTTACTTGGGTTAAGGATAGagttagataaaatattagagagggacaaaaaatatttacacactaaaataagactaaaataaaattttaagggtgactaaactgaaatttacatataagttacatgtaaaaaattaaaattaaggggGCATTGCCCTCCTTTCCTACAATGTAGCTCCGCCTCTACTTGGGTGGCTTTGGCACTAAAGTTTGTCGGAGCtaaagatatcgaagactttagGCAAATTAGTATGGTGGGTTGTGTTTATAAGGTTATATCAAAGATCCTGGTACGGAGGATGCGGAAGATAATGCCAGGGTTGGTAGGAGAAACACATAGTGCGTTTGTGCAGGATAGAAAGATACATAATGGAGCTTTGATTGCATGTGAAACTGTGCGTGTCTGAAGTTGAGGAAAAAGAGCTCGGCAATTAGTAAACTAGACTTCCAAAAGGCTTATGATCGAGTCAAGTGGAGTTTTGTGAATATTGTTTTGCATAAGATGAGGTTTGGCCGTAGATGGAGGGAGTGGATAAAGGAGTGTGTGTGTGTTCTGAGTCTATGTCGATCCTAATAAATGGCTCTCCCTCTAAGCCCTTCAAAATGGAAAGGGGTTTACGACAAGGGGATCCTCTTTCTCCCTTTCTATTTGTTCTTGTTGTGGATGTTCTACATAGGATGATTAGAGATGTGGTGTGGAATGGACGTATTACTCCATTGTTGGTTGGAAGGGATAACATTGAATTGTCACATTTGCAGTTTGCAGATGATACTATATTTTTTTGCCCTTCTGAAAAAGACACGATCAGAAACTATAAGCGGTTGCTGCGCTGCTTTGAGATGATGTCAGATTTGAGTATCAATTTTGACAAGTACAGCTTAATCCCAGTTGATTGTGAGCAAAGTTGGGCACGACAGAAGTGTCGATTGTTGGGGTGTAAAGAGGCGTATTTACCTGTCAGATATCTTGGCATTTCTCTGGAAGCGAATTTGAGGCTGGTCAAGACATGAAAATCAGTAATTGATAAGGTAGAGGAAAAGTTAAGTCTATGAAAAGCAAAGTCTCTGAATAAAGCGGGTAAGTTGGTTCTCATTAAATCTATTCTTAATAGCCTGCCTATTTACTATCTCAACTTGTACAAAATGTCGAAGGCAGTAGCAGACAAAATAATATCCTTACAGAGACGCTTTTTGTGGAGCAAGGAGGAGGGGAGGGACGAGATGCCTCTAGTGAAATGAAAAGTTATACAGGCCCTAAAAAGGCAGGAGGTTTGGGAGTTGGTGACGCAGTAATTTGGAATACAGCGCTtctgttcaagtggtggtggagaTTTTCGAAAGAGGATTGTCCACTTTGGAAGAAAATTGTATGTTCTTGTAATAACATGAATCCTTCTAAAATGATTTGTGATAAGCTTGTACCTACAAGAGGGGGTCCTTAGAAGGATATTTGTCAACTATAAATCAGGGAGTCACAAGTGAGAGAGAAGATGATCAGAGGCTTGGCTATGGAACTAGGGGATGACAGGATAATCCACTTCTGGGAGGATAGCTGGTTACCTTGTGGTGTTCTGAAAGTtactttttaaagattttttttggtCTCAAATCTTCAAGGATCTGTCATCGGAGattgtgggttctgggatgggttagagtggatttaGAATTTCTAGTGGCGATGAGAGTTATTTCAGTGGGAGATAGAACTAGTAAACCAGTTTCATGCGGTTATACAATCAGTGAAACTAACAACTGAGAGAGAGGACAGAGTGATttggaaatttgataaaaaaaaaaaggtggttATTCTACTATCTCCTTTGTGGAGGTATTGCAGGCAGAGGTACTTCTGGCAGATATCACAAGCTATAGCTTTACTAGTACTATTTGGAGAGAATTTGTCCCACCAAGGGTTGAGTTGTTTACTTGATTTGCACTGGTTGGTAGGGTGAATACAAGGAAAAGACTGTGGAGATTAGGTGTTATTGACCAGAATGATAACATGTGTGTTTTATGTCATAAATATGTTGAAACTGCTTTTCACTAGTTCATTAGTTGTGAGCTCACTTGGCAGATGTGGTGTGCTTGATTGTTCACTCTTGAAAGGATGTGGACTATTCCAGGTACGCTCAAGCAACACTATAAAAGTTGAACGGATATATCAACAAGAAAGATGGAATGGAAGCGGTGGTTAGTTGATTTTTGTGCGGTCATCTGAACAATTTGGCTAGAAAGAAATGAtagaatcttcaaaaatcaaggtTCAAGTGTGGTGAATATTATTAATAGGCCAATTCTATGGTGCCTTTTGTTTGGTGCCTAACTTTTgcctaaattactttttatagtaactttaaaatatttaaaaatttttaaattttatacttttaaatttaaaattaattatcttacCTATTTTAGTAATTAGGCCATACTTTTTAGGCACTATAGCAAACACCTTATTAATATATCCTTTACAAGTTATGATGAGTGGATTGGTGGTGAACCCTGTGATCGTTGATGGCAATGGCGGAGATGGCTAGGGGTTGTTATTTTTAGCGttatgagtttttgtttcttttcttttatttcaccttgttttgagcttttttacttcaaaaaaaaattactcaaatTCCCAAAATGAAAAAGGTTACCTGAATGTCCCAAgttgtatttttatataaattgaattgattaaattcgatttatataaaatgGTACTAAATC
Encoded here:
- the LOC112751037 gene encoding protein DETOXIFICATION 16 produces the protein MEREEHQKASLHSPLVQDWGEQDKTKSIEKSEVLEEVKKQLWLSGPLVSVSLLNYCLQVISVMFVGHLGELPLSGASMATSFASVTGFSLLVGMASALDTLCGQSYGAKQHRMLGIHMQRAMLILMIVSVPLAVIWINTRSILMFLGQDPEISTEAGSYAQLMVPSLFAYGLLQCLNRFLQTQNIVFPMVFCSGITTLLHVLICWIMVFKSGLGSRGAAIANSISYWINVLLLSLYVKLSPSCARTWSGFSKEAFQNIPSFLRLAIPSAVMVCLEMWSFEMMVLLSGLLPNPQLETSVLSICLNTAAAVWMIPFGLSGAVSTRVSNELGAGNPRTARLAVCVVLVMAIIEGLIVGLVLILIRHVWGYAYSNEGEVVDYVAVMLPILATSNFLDGLQCVLSGTARGCGWQKIGAYVNLGSYYLVGIPSAILLAFTFHIGGKGLWLGIICALIVQVLSLLTITIRTDWDQEAKKATDRVFDSITPDSIVS